The following coding sequences lie in one Homalodisca vitripennis isolate AUS2020 chromosome X, UT_GWSS_2.1, whole genome shotgun sequence genomic window:
- the LOC124369534 gene encoding uncharacterized protein LOC124369534, whose protein sequence is MAIVQQFKPTDYATRQAFAETMTDLTTDDKIVMMSDEAHFHLDGYVNKQNFRYWSPTNPEELHERPLHCPKVTVWCGVTKSCVIGPYFFEEGGRTVTVNSQRYLLMLKNVLLPELQRNRLVRRRMWFQQDGATSHTANEVMDFLRSKFRGRVISRFGDIAWPARSPDLSIIVIFLWGFLKARVYKNKPRTLVELKEAISQEIANLPPAMLEKVFDSFSARLEECLAKEGRYLQVLNV, encoded by the coding sequence ATGGCTATCGTCCAGCAGTTTAAGCCTACTGACTATGCAACTCGGCAAGCGTTTGCGGAGACAATGACTGATTTGACGACTGATGACAAAATTGTCATGATGAGCGACGAGGCACATTTTCATCTGGATGGTTATGTCAATAAACAGAACTTTCGTTATTGGTCGCCTACAAATCCTGAAGAACTGCATGAACGTCCTCTGCATTGTCCTAAGGTTACTGTGTGGTGTGGTGTAACTAAAAGTTGTGTGATTGGACCATACTTCTTTGAGGAGGGTGGTCGAACCGTTACGGTCAATTCGCAACGCTACCTCCTGATGCTGAAAAACGTTCTTCTCCCTGAACTCCAGAGAAATCGTTTAGTGCGCCGGAGGatgtggttccagcaggatggggcAACTTCACATACAGCCAATGAGGTGATGGACTTCTTGAGAAGTAAGTTTCGTGGCCGAGTCATATCGCGTTTTGGGGACATTGCATGGCCGGCTCGCTCCCCAGACCTTAGCATTATTGTGATTTTCCTGTGGGGGTTCCTTAAAGCAAGAGTATACAAAAACAAACCCCGCACACTGGTCGAACTAAAAGAAGCTATAAGCCAAGAAATTGCAAACCTGCCTCCTGCAATGTTAGAGAAGGTGTTCGACAGCTTCAGTGCAAGACTTGAAGAATGCTTGGCCAAAGAAGGACGTTATCTTCAGGTCTTAAATGTGTGA